The Chitinivibrionales bacterium genome has a window encoding:
- the recR gene encoding recombination protein RecR, whose amino-acid sequence MVEALEKLVESLSRMPTIGKKSAWRLALYCMERPREEVDSLAENLKKIKTSITICKECFNYSESEVCPICSSHSRDTSILCVVEKPMDVFTFENGGRYRGLYHVLGGVLSPINGITADKLHIKELLTRVETRKPREIILGLGAGSDAETTSLYLGRLLSKYPVRITRLARGLPAGLELEYVDQLTLTQALNERTNITYGDESE is encoded by the coding sequence ATGGTTGAAGCCCTCGAAAAGCTGGTCGAATCCCTGAGCCGTATGCCCACAATCGGCAAAAAAAGCGCATGGCGTCTGGCGCTCTATTGTATGGAACGCCCCCGCGAAGAAGTGGATTCGCTGGCGGAAAACCTGAAAAAGATCAAAACCTCGATAACCATCTGCAAAGAGTGTTTCAATTACAGCGAAAGCGAGGTGTGCCCGATCTGTTCGTCACACTCCCGGGACACATCGATTTTATGCGTTGTGGAAAAGCCCATGGATGTGTTTACCTTTGAAAACGGGGGCCGTTACCGGGGCTTATACCATGTTCTTGGTGGGGTTCTCTCGCCTATCAACGGCATTACCGCCGACAAGCTGCATATCAAAGAATTGCTTACCCGGGTGGAGACCCGTAAACCCCGTGAAATAATACTGGGATTGGGTGCGGGTTCGGATGCCGAAACCACGAGCCTCTATCTGGGCCGGTTGTTGTCCAAATACCCGGTCAGGATCACCCGCCTTGCACGGGGCCTTCCGGCGGGCCTGGAACTCGAATATGTCGACCAGCTGACTCTTACGCAGGCACTCAATGAACGTACGAATATAACCTATGGAGACGAATCGGAATGA
- a CDS encoding phosphatidylglycerophosphatase A, with product MKTPISQWIWKFFSSLFFFGYFPIAPGTVGSAVTVAVVWIIKIKAPHLLAFSLVKYHWAVLFAVSGLVIYLCQRGKEAFNADDPKQVVVDEFAGQLITFFMVPITWRTCLLGFLLFRFFDIIKPYPVFKLEEIEGGVGIAMDDIVAGVYANFSLIGILWIYHSVLQLLHA from the coding sequence ATGAAAACACCCATCTCGCAGTGGATCTGGAAATTCTTTTCCTCGCTCTTTTTTTTCGGCTACTTTCCTATCGCACCGGGAACCGTAGGTTCGGCTGTTACCGTTGCCGTTGTCTGGATCATTAAAATCAAAGCTCCCCACCTTCTTGCATTTTCCCTGGTCAAGTATCACTGGGCCGTACTCTTTGCCGTCTCCGGACTTGTTATCTATCTCTGCCAACGGGGAAAGGAGGCTTTTAATGCCGACGATCCCAAACAGGTTGTGGTGGATGAATTTGCAGGACAGCTGATTACCTTTTTCATGGTCCCGATTACCTGGCGGACATGTCTTCTTGGTTTTCTGCTTTTCAGATTCTTTGATATTATCAAACCCTATCCGGTCTTCAAGCTTGAAGAAATCGAAGGCGGTGTCGGTATTGCCATGGATGATATCGTTGCAGGCGTTTATGCCAACTTTTCGTTGATCGGCATACTCTGGATTTATCACTCGGTACTCCAGCTTCTTCACGCGTAA